The Bombus fervidus isolate BK054 chromosome 3, iyBomFerv1, whole genome shotgun sequence genome includes a window with the following:
- the LOC139985404 gene encoding sodium/potassium-transporting ATPase subunit alpha-like produces MFATNWFRKWKILPYTGRRRRQRTVTNLESLRRDIETDVHLRATEDLLQSLGTNATHGLSTTVACDLLDKTGPNELTPPRKISNALKFLRLCFGGFSLLIWIGAVLCFCNYLLEYGTYGEASTEHLGLGIVLVGLILVTAMFSHYQESKSSRIIESFQQMLPQKTKVLRDGEKKVLSVAELVIGDIVLLETGDRVPADIRILECQGLKIDNASITGESIPLLRTANVHPTNNLMEAKNMVFFSTDIVEGNV; encoded by the exons ATGTTTGCAACGAATTGGTTTCGTAAATGGAAAATTCTACCATACACTGGAAGACGAAGACGACAACGTACTGTTACCAATCTCGAATCTCTACGTCGTGATATCGAAACAGACGTTCACCTTCGAGCAACGGAAGATTTATTGCAAAGTCTAGGGACAAATGCGACGCATGGCTTATCCACAACCGTTGCATGCGATCTTTTAGACAAGACTGGTCCAAATGAACTGACGCCTCCAAGAAAGATTTCTAATGCATTAAAATTCTTACGTTTATGTTTCGGAGGATTTTCTTTATTGATATGG aTAGGTGCTGTATTATGTTTTTGCAATTATCTTCTGGAGTATGGCACTTACGGCGAAGCTTCTACGGAACATTTGGGGCTTGGCATCGTGCTCGTTGGCTTAATCTTAGTTACAGCGATGTTCAGCCATTATCAGGAGTCGAAGAGTTCTCGAATTATAGAGTCGTTCCAGCAGATGTTACCGCAAAAGACAAAGGTCCTGAGGGACGGCGAAAAAAAGGTATTGTCCGTAGCCGAATTAGTTATCGGGGACATTGTCCTTTTGGAAACCGGTGACCGAGTACCCGCTGACATTAGGATCCTGGAATGTCAAG GTCTTAAGATCGACAATGCTTCGATTACCGGAGAATCTATCCCACTTTTAAGAACAGCCAATGTTCATCCAACGAATAATCTGATGGAGGCAAAGAACATGGTTTTCTTCTCAACTGATATAGTGGAAGGTAACGTATGA
- the LOC139985420 gene encoding sodium/potassium-transporting ATPase subunit alpha-like, with the protein MGRVAKLTSKLASRPTPLSRELHRFMKIISCWAIFLGMLFFTLSTAMGYTWINSIAFLIGIIVANVPEGLAATMTVSLTLTANRMASKNCLVKHLEAIETLGCTAVICSDKTGTLTQNKMTVRHMWYNGELQEVMASDTWRKYIKNTGFHKLARVASLCNRAEWEPLPKNMPAPPLRERKILGDASDAALLKCMEVLVKGGAEAYRRTCVKVSEIPFNSTDKFQANVYMCGKKYVVFLKGAPERVLERCSTVAFDNETRKLNDEIKKAYTESCYILANNGERVLGFADLDLPVSSFPSDYVFREDPPNFPLQNLRLIGLISMMDPPRPAVPDAVYKCRCAGIKVIMVTGDHPDTARAIAKYVGIITDDFLHNDHNEKKHSIVVTGVELRDLDSEELDRIIRQYPEIVFARTSPVQKLQIVESCQRLHLITAVTGDGVNDTPALKKADIGIAMGIAGSDVSKEVADLILLNDDFASIVAGIEEGRRVFDNLKSSIAYTLASNIPEITPFLAFIVLGIPLPVGVICILCIDLGTDMWPAVSLAYEKSESNIILRKPRIPLKDHLVSHRLLFLSYGQIGIIEACAGFVTYFVVMAEHGFLPYRLLDLRSSWDSIVVNDLQDCYGQEWTYEQRKILEYTCHTAFFVSIVIVQIADVMICKTRRVSLFHQGMDNWVLNFGIVFEITVACVVCYVPYMKEILRTYPLIFEWWLPGVPYAVIILVYDELRKLWIRRNPAGWWDRETCY; encoded by the exons ATGGGTAGAGTTGCTAAACTAACTTCGAAATTGGCATCAAGACCCACGCCTCTTTCACGCGAGCTTCatcgatttatgaaaataatatcgtgCTGGGCTATATTCCTCGGAATGCTGTTCTTTACCTTGTCCACAGCGATGGGCTATACTTGGATCAATTCGATAGCGTTTCTAATCGGTATAATAGTTGCGAACGTGCCGGAGGGATTGGCAGCCACTATGACCGTTAGTCTCACTTTAACAGCGAACAGAATGGCAAGCAAAAATTGCCTGGTGAAGCATCTCGAAGCTATCGAGACATTAGGATGCACCGCTGTTATTTGCAGTGACAAAACGGGAACGCTCACTCAAAATAAAATGACC GTCCGACACATGTGGTACAACGGTGAATTGCAAGAGGTAATGGCTTCTGACACGtggagaaaatatattaaaaacacaggATTTCATAAGTTAGCCAGGGTAGCTAGTCTTTGTAATCGGGCTGAATGGGAGCCTTTACCTAAAAATATGCCCGCACCGCCGttgagagaaaggaaaattttGGGGGATGCTTCTGACGCTGCCTTATTAAAATGTATGGAAGTTCTCGTGAAAGGAGGCGCAGAAGCATATAGAAGAACTTGCGTAAAG GTGTCCGAAATACCGTTTAATTCGACGGATAAATTTCAAGCCAACGTTTACATGTGTGGGAAGAAATACGTTGTTTTTTTAAAGGGTGCACCAGAAAGAGTTCTAGAGCGATGTTCGACCGTAGCgttcgataacgaaacaaGGAAACTGAATGATGAAATCAAGAAAGCTTATACGGAATCTTGTTATATTCTAGCAAATAACGGTGAACGTGTACTTGGTTTTGCTGATCTCGATCTGCCTGTATCTTCTTTTCCATCGGATTACGTCTTCAGAGAGGATCCTCCAAATTTTCCTCTTCAAAACTTGAGACTA ATCGGGTTAATATCAATGATGGATCCGCCGAGGCCAGCAGTGCCAGACGCAGTGTACAAATGTCGTTGCGCCGGAATCAAGGTGATCATGGTAACTGGCGATCACCCTGATACAGCGAGAGCAATCGCTAAGTATGTCGGCATCATCACCGATGATTTTTTGCACAACGATCACAATGAAAAGAAACATTCGATCGTGGTGACGGGAGTGGAGTTGCGAGACTTAGACTCGGAAGAACTCGACCGTATCATAAGACAATACCCTGAGATTGTTTTCGCTAGAACATCTCCCGTGCAAAAGCTTCAGATCGTAGAGAGCTGTCAACGACTTCATCTGATCACCGCTGTTACCGGTGATGGAGTCAATGACACACCGGCATTGAAAAAGGCCGATATTGGCATCGCTATGGGGATTGCTG GGTCGGACGTGAGTAAAGAAGTTGCAGACTTGATTCTATTAAACGACGATTTTGCCTCTATAGTTGCCGGGATCGAAGAAGGACGAAGAGTATTCGACAACTTGAAATCGAGTATCGCGTATACTCTAGCTAGTAACATTCCAGAGATAACACCCTTTTTGGCATTCATTGTACTTGGCATTCCTTTGCCTGTAGGCGTGATTTGTATATTGTGCATAGATCTTGGCACGGACATGTGGCCAGCCGTTTCATTGGCTTACGAGAAATCTGAATCCAACATTATCCTTAG GAAACCCAGAATTCCACTAAAAGATCATCTCGTCAGTCATCGGTTACTTTTCCTGTCTTACGGACAGATCGGCATAATCGAAGCTTGTGCTGGTTTCGTCACATATTTCGTAGTTATGGCGGAACATGGTTTTCTACCTTATAGATTACTGGATTTACGATCGTCGTGGGACAGTATCGTCGTAAACGACTTGCAAGATTGTTACGGTCAAGAATGGACGTACGAACAACGCAAGATACTCGAATATACTTGCCATACCGCTTTCTTTGTCAGTATAGTGATTGTTCAAATTGCTGACGTGATGATCTGCAAAACTCGTcgtgtctctctctttcatcAAGGCATGGACAATTGGGTACTTAATTTTGGGATTGTTTTCGAGATAACGGTAGCCTGCGTCGTTTGTTATGTCCCTTATATGAAAGAAATTCTCAGAACTTATCCATTGATCTTTGAGTGGTGGCTACCAGGTGTACCGTACGCGGTGATTATTCTGGTTTACGACGAACTTAGAAAGCTTTGGATCAGAAGAAATCCTGCAGGATGGTGGGATCGCGAAACCTGTTATTAA
- the Cpap3-b gene encoding cuticular protein analogous to peritrophins 3-B: MKTEVLCLLICLGVVTALTRKQEALEQNRRKVALPALQKKQQPTADEEEYEEDEEELSDQCPEPNGYFPDAEQCDKYYDCRDGKVIEKLCPDGLVFNDFSPQHEKCDLPFGIDCTKRPKLQKPQPSPHCPRMHGYFAHEDPRICNTFYYCVEGKYNMITCPEGLVFSEKTGICNWPDEAQKKGCGSRELFNFTCPKVDDSVAATHPRYPDTEDCQYFYVCVNGEIPRRSGCKLGQAFDERTGKCDWARKIPECKDWYKGQLTDEELDALENPPPKPKPSGGHSRRKGAKPPT; the protein is encoded by the exons ATGAAGACGGAGGTGTTGTGTCTCCTAATTTGTCTCG GTGTTGTCACCGCTTTAACGAGGAAGCAAGAGGCACTCGAGCAGAATCGTAGGAAAGTGGCTTTGCCAGCGTTGCAGAAGAAACAGCAACCTACGGCAGACGAGGAAGAGTACGAGGAGGACGAAGAAGAACTTTCGGATCAATGTCCCGAACCTAACGGTTATTTTCCTGATGCGGAACAATGCGACAAATATTACGACTGCCGGGATGGCAAAGTCATCGAGAAACTATGTCCCGATGGTCTTGTGTTTAACGACTTTAGCCCTCAACACGAAAAATGCGACCTGCCATTCGGAATCGATTGCACCAAGAGGCCAAAATTAC AGAAACCACAACCCTCTCCACATTGCCCAAGAATGCACGGCTATTTCGCTCACGAAGATCCTAGAATATGCAATACGTTCTACTACTGTGTAGAAGGAAAGTATAATATGATTACGTGTCCAGAGGGTTTGGTCTTCTCCGAGAAAACGGGTATTTGCAATTGGCCCGACGAGGCGCAGAAAAAAGGCTGCGGTTCCAgggaattatttaatttcacgtGCCCAAAAGTAGACGACTCTGTTGCCGCTACGCACCCTCGATATCCTGACACGGAGGATTGTCAATATTTTTACGTGTGCGTGAACGGAGAGATACCTAGGAGGAGCGGTTGTAAATTGGGTCAAGCTTTCGACGAACGCACTGGAAAATGTGATTGGGCGAGGAAAATACCCGAATG CAAAGACTGGTACAAAGGTCAATTGACCGACGAGGAATTGGACGCTTTGGAAAATCCACCACCGAAACCAAAACCTTCCGGTGGACATAGCAGGAGAAAAGGCGCCAAACCACCGACGTAG
- the LOC139998521 gene encoding protein obstructor-E, whose amino-acid sequence MIRESFVTILAVIAVTHGAFNCPSKDGQYEDSKQCDKYYECIDGVATEKVCPDGLVFDPLNRKVNKCDHVFNVDCGDRLELQPPQPTKKCPRRNGFFAHPDPSVCNIFYNCIDGEAIEITCTTGLHFDEYSGTCVWPDSAGREGCGVVDKKLKDGFECPKESQVDTRGMVVDHPKFAHPDDCQKFYVCLNGVTPREQGCSDGTVYNEEQQRCDAPENVPGCEDWYKDDDKKP is encoded by the exons ATGATCAGAGAGTCTTTTGTAACGATATTGGCTGTGATTGCCGTAACGC ACGGTGCATTCAACTGCCCGAGCAAAGACGGCCAGTATGAGGATTCAAAGCAGTGCGACAAATACTACGAATGCATCGATGGCGTTGCCACGGAGAAGGTTTGTCCAGATGGATTGGTTTTCGATCCTCTCAATCGTAAAGTGAACAAATGCGATCACGTATTCAACGTTGATTGTGGAGATCGTCTGGAACTAC AACCACCTCAACCGACCAAGAAGTGTCCACGAAGGAATGGTTTCTTTGCTCATCCAGATCCATCTGTTTGTAACATCTTTTACAATTGCATCGATGGCGAAGCGATCGAAATTACCTGTACCACTGGATTGCATTTCGACGAATATAGCGGCACGTGTGTATGGCCTGATAGCGCTGGACGAGAG GGATGTGGAGTAGTAGACAAGAAGTTGAAAGACGGTTTCGAATGTCCGAAAGAAAGTCAGGTCGATACCAGAGGAATGGTTGTCGATCATCCTAAATTTGCTCATCCGGATGATTGTCAGAAGTTTTATGTCTGTTTGAACGGAGTAACACCACGTGAACAAGGTTGTAGCGACGGAACTGTTTATAACGAGGAACAGCAAAGATGCGACGCACCTGAAAATGTCCCCGGCTG TGAGGATTGGTACAAGGATGATGACAAGAaaccataa
- the LOC139998519 gene encoding uncharacterized protein, with protein MERTVKQRNKALQTTDVENSTANQEDEKNVQEKPRNTLKYYFNRFRYYHYCLAERLDNLIGAVCLTIIKIYLFLMGWHQQLDQQDVEMTSTMNMDDG; from the exons atggaGAGAACTGTTAAACAAC GAAACAAAGCCCTGCAGACTACGGACGTAGAAAATTCAACAGCTAATCAAGAAGATGAGAAAAACGTACAAGAGAAGCCGAGAAACACATTGAAGTACTACTTCAATAGATTTAGGTACTATCATTACTGTTTGGCTGAAAGATTGGACAATTTAATTGGAGCGGTGTGCCttacgataattaaaatttatcttttcttaATGGGATGGCATCAACAGCTTGATCAACAGGATGTTGAAATGACGAGCACGATGAATATGGACGATGGATAA